The Polyangiaceae bacterium genome includes a region encoding these proteins:
- a CDS encoding AAA family ATPase, translating to MLLLGPPGTGKSLLARSIAACVRCGHYFEHLLTEHTHPDELYGPLSIPALEREEYRRLTEGYLPSAHVAFLDELFEASGPLFAGLLPVLNERVFHNGRLAQPIPLLGLIAASNALPSDGARSAFLDRLLVTMVVEPIRDEARFLEVCCGQREPFQPEDCDRLSVSEIRALRAESRQVAFPRSTRLALLALRRHLASAGAFVSDRRWRWAFELLQTAALTSGRREVSLVDLLLLDSCLGSAVSPQCARTAVRAAVDFADPERSKARGAWAEVEAATNMTEELDALAPIRGRAVSAFRATLCELAVDLDERRATLAADIESSPWLHDAPAQLLSDMVDARRELAKLRERAERVGRPP from the coding sequence GTGCTCCTGCTCGGGCCACCCGGAACCGGAAAGAGCCTGCTGGCGCGCTCGATCGCTGCGTGCGTCCGCTGCGGCCACTACTTCGAGCACCTGCTCACCGAGCACACCCACCCCGACGAGCTCTACGGCCCCCTGAGCATTCCCGCGCTGGAGCGCGAAGAGTACCGGCGCCTCACCGAAGGCTACCTTCCCTCGGCTCACGTCGCCTTCCTGGACGAGCTCTTCGAGGCCAGCGGGCCATTGTTCGCCGGGCTGCTGCCGGTGCTCAACGAGCGCGTCTTCCACAACGGCAGGCTCGCGCAGCCGATCCCGTTGCTCGGCCTCATCGCTGCATCCAACGCCCTCCCCTCCGACGGCGCGCGCAGTGCGTTCCTCGACCGCCTGCTCGTGACGATGGTGGTCGAGCCGATTCGTGATGAAGCGCGATTCCTCGAGGTCTGCTGCGGGCAACGCGAGCCGTTTCAGCCCGAGGATTGCGACCGCTTGTCGGTGAGCGAGATCCGGGCCCTTCGGGCGGAGAGTCGACAGGTCGCCTTCCCTCGGTCCACCCGCTTGGCACTCCTCGCTCTTCGTCGACATCTGGCGAGCGCGGGCGCTTTCGTGAGCGACCGGAGATGGCGCTGGGCGTTCGAGCTGCTTCAGACCGCCGCTCTCACCAGCGGGCGGCGCGAGGTGTCCCTTGTTGATCTCCTGCTTCTGGACTCATGTTTGGGCAGCGCGGTGAGCCCACAGTGCGCTCGCACCGCCGTGCGAGCAGCGGTTGACTTCGCGGATCCCGAGCGCTCGAAGGCGCGCGGTGCATGGGCAGAGGTCGAAGCTGCAACAAACATGACCGAAGAGCTCGACGCGCTAGCGCCGATCCGCGGGCGAGCCGTCTCCGCCTTTCGCGCGACACTCTGCGAGCTGGCAGTCGACCTCGACGAGCGCCGTGCCACGCTCGCTGCGGATATCGAGTCCTCACCGTGGCTGCACGATGCCCCCGCGCAGCTTCTCAGCGACATGGTCGACGCGCGACGCGAGCTCGCCAAGCTGCGAGAGCGCGCCGAGCGCGTGGGAAGGCCGCCGTGA
- a CDS encoding DUF2779 domain-containing protein, with amino-acid sequence MQLSKSRFTTGLQCHRRLWWTVHERDAPELQVDALLQVVFDHGSEVGEVARGYFPSGVLIDLPYYEVKQRIADTRKALESGARVIYEASFKADDVFVAVDILHRSKRGWTVTEVKSTASVKAAHIPDAAIQTHVVRRSGLDVVRTEVMHLTTQCRHPHLENLFTRADVTKQVEVELPAIPREVRRQLRMLEGPLPDVDIGDHCNDPYDCPFVSRCWPEAPKDHVSTLYKIGRKRVEQLVEDGHESIHDLPDDVELGNIADRQRRAVQSGEMVVEPGLGAALAELEGPLAYLDFETVGLPIPIWPGCSPYQSVPVQLSCHSENARGRLDHYEWLADGPDDPREPLAQALIRAVRGARTIVAYNAGFEIERIRELADAVPHLASPLSDIAGRVRDLLPIVRNHVYHPDFGGSFGLKRVLPALVPGLSHAQLAIQDGGVATAELERLMFGGAEMSLAERSKLRSALVAYCELDTWGLVKIVERLRELGQRMTTSRRTAKAR; translated from the coding sequence GTGCAGCTTTCGAAGTCGAGATTCACCACCGGACTCCAGTGCCACCGTCGCCTGTGGTGGACCGTGCACGAGCGCGACGCGCCCGAGCTTCAGGTCGATGCCTTGCTTCAGGTCGTCTTCGACCACGGCTCGGAGGTGGGCGAGGTAGCGCGCGGCTACTTCCCGAGCGGCGTGCTCATCGACTTGCCTTACTACGAGGTGAAGCAACGGATCGCCGACACCCGCAAGGCCCTCGAGAGCGGAGCCAGGGTCATCTACGAAGCGTCGTTCAAGGCGGACGACGTCTTCGTCGCCGTGGACATCCTCCATCGGTCGAAGCGCGGCTGGACCGTCACTGAGGTCAAGAGCACCGCGAGCGTGAAGGCCGCCCACATCCCCGACGCGGCCATCCAGACCCACGTGGTTCGAAGGTCAGGGCTCGACGTCGTGCGCACCGAGGTCATGCACCTGACCACCCAGTGCCGCCACCCGCACCTGGAGAATCTGTTCACGCGCGCCGACGTGACCAAGCAGGTCGAGGTGGAGCTGCCTGCAATTCCCCGCGAGGTGCGCCGCCAGCTCCGAATGCTCGAGGGCCCGCTGCCTGACGTCGACATCGGCGATCACTGCAACGACCCGTACGACTGCCCGTTCGTGTCCCGGTGCTGGCCCGAGGCGCCGAAGGACCACGTGAGCACGCTCTACAAGATCGGCCGCAAGCGGGTCGAGCAGCTCGTCGAGGACGGCCACGAGTCCATCCACGACCTGCCCGACGACGTCGAGCTGGGCAACATCGCCGACCGGCAACGCCGTGCCGTGCAGAGCGGAGAGATGGTGGTCGAGCCCGGCCTCGGCGCCGCCCTGGCAGAGCTCGAGGGGCCGCTCGCCTATCTCGACTTCGAGACCGTTGGCCTGCCCATCCCGATCTGGCCGGGGTGCAGCCCATACCAATCGGTCCCGGTGCAGCTCTCGTGTCACAGCGAGAACGCCCGCGGCCGCCTCGACCATTACGAGTGGCTCGCGGATGGGCCCGACGACCCGCGCGAGCCCCTCGCACAAGCGCTCATCCGCGCCGTCCGAGGCGCCAGGACGATCGTGGCCTACAACGCCGGCTTCGAGATCGAGCGCATTCGAGAGCTCGCCGATGCCGTTCCCCACCTCGCGTCGCCTCTGTCAGACATCGCAGGGCGTGTCCGAGATCTCCTCCCCATCGTCCGCAACCATGTCTACCACCCCGACTTCGGCGGCAGCTTCGGCTTGAAGCGCGTGCTTCCGGCTCTCGTGCCGGGCCTGAGCCACGCCCAGCTCGCGATCCAGGACGGCGGCGTCGCGACGGCGGAGCTCGAGCGCCTGATGTTCGGTGGCGCGGAGATGTCCCTGGCTGAGCGGTCGAAGCTGAGGTCGGCGCTAGTCGCGTACTGCGAGCTGGACACGTGGGGGTTGGTGAAGATCGTGGAGAGGCTGAGGGAGCTCGGCCAACGCATGACCACCAGTCGACGCACGGCCAAAGCACGGTGA
- a CDS encoding DUF5615 family PIN-like protein yields MAFKLDENLPTEAVALLRQDGHDVSSVMQQGLGGHPDPDVSTVCRSEGRVLVTLDVDFANVQNYPPSEYPGIIVLRLARQGKLQVLAVLDALRGRLDPSELKGRLWIVEESRIRIRE; encoded by the coding sequence ATCGCATTCAAGCTCGATGAGAACCTGCCGACCGAGGCTGTCGCGCTGCTCCGGCAGGACGGGCATGACGTGAGCAGCGTCATGCAACAAGGACTTGGGGGACACCCGGACCCGGATGTGTCCACGGTATGCCGAAGCGAGGGGCGCGTGCTCGTGACGCTCGACGTCGACTTTGCGAACGTGCAGAACTACCCGCCTTCCGAATACCCGGGAATCATCGTGCTCCGCCTCGCAAGGCAGGGAAAACTTCAGGTCCTTGCTGTGCTCGACGCGTTGCGCGGCCGGCTCGACCCCTCTGAGCTCAAGGGCAGACTCTGGATCGTCGAGGAGTCTCGTATCCGCATTCGTGAGTGA
- a CDS encoding DUF433 domain-containing protein, giving the protein MTWRDRIVADPSICHGQATIRGTRVMVSVVLDNLADGLSADEIVQSYPSLTVDDVRAAMSYAADLARERVLPFGATGS; this is encoded by the coding sequence ATGACTTGGCGTGATCGCATCGTAGCCGATCCCTCGATCTGTCACGGGCAGGCGACTATCCGCGGCACGCGAGTAATGGTCAGCGTCGTCCTCGACAATCTGGCAGACGGGCTATCCGCCGACGAAATCGTTCAAAGCTACCCGTCGCTAACCGTCGACGATGTCCGCGCAGCCATGTCATACGCGGCCGACTTGGCGCGGGAGCGCGTCTTGCCGTTCGGTGCAACGGGCTCGTGA
- a CDS encoding ribonuclease H-like domain-containing protein: MSLWARSIYTEVPSLHFLGSDERKMVFLDIETTSLSPRAGGVTLVGLTYAVPGGRVVEQHFVDHPRDEGRVLREAARRVAQFSTVVTYHGLGFDVPFLQARAERHGSYWPELQHWDLLPDARRWRRTHRAPENCRLQTVLEHFALGREDDTTGADMVTAYQRWLSKHCVESRQIVLEHNADDVRLLPELAHLLSERSRPRGQAPGGRVRRGRSQVQLVLGN; this comes from the coding sequence ATGTCGCTCTGGGCGCGCAGCATCTACACCGAGGTTCCGAGTCTTCACTTCCTCGGCTCCGACGAGCGGAAGATGGTCTTCCTGGACATCGAGACCACGTCGCTCTCGCCGCGCGCGGGCGGTGTGACGCTGGTCGGGCTGACGTACGCGGTGCCCGGCGGGCGCGTCGTCGAGCAGCACTTCGTGGACCACCCGCGAGACGAGGGCCGCGTCCTGCGCGAGGCCGCGCGGCGGGTTGCGCAGTTTTCGACGGTCGTGACCTATCACGGGCTGGGCTTCGACGTTCCGTTCCTGCAGGCCCGCGCTGAGCGCCACGGCTCGTACTGGCCCGAGCTCCAGCACTGGGATCTGCTCCCCGACGCCAGGCGTTGGCGGCGCACCCACCGCGCGCCCGAGAACTGCCGGCTGCAGACGGTACTCGAGCACTTCGCGCTGGGCCGCGAGGACGACACCACCGGCGCCGACATGGTCACCGCCTACCAGCGCTGGCTCAGCAAGCACTGCGTGGAATCCCGCCAGATCGTGCTGGAGCACAACGCGGACGACGTCAGGTTGCTGCCCGAACTCGCTCACCTGCTGAGCGAGCGCTCGCGACCGCGCGGGCAGGCGCCCGGTGGGCGGGTGCGTCGCGGAAGGTCTCAGGTCCAGCTCGTGTTGGGGAACTGA
- a CDS encoding NERD domain-containing protein has product MPPTGLHPQGAPRPTSSHAEQSLHRALATGLPQGWSAWHSLRVRSETGWEGEGDFVVAIPDRGLLVIEVKGGAIEVRDGQWLQNGKLMARAPREQGHSFARLLVSKLEERGLRGTPVFAVATAFPSSPFSNPPRQGDLDGAVLGQQDLPYLREALEAMRERLFPPQQRPRDSRWVELLHELWGETWTPRLVLGDRARLREQELIPFDQQQLHLLDMLRKNQRCLVTGGPGTGKTLLACEMWRRLRARGARPALLCWTNALASSLRASGIDTAFTVRELAAELITEVGIDPQDGAPPSAWSAETWELVSLHAAADALELGRNRFDAVVIDEAQDLSPNDWELVRGLADGRSLWGFADEGQGFWRDRHVPKDCFGALAELRERYRCPEPLAAFADHYRTREPSSVPPPARLSSAPPPAPIVPIDELRIVRLPSATAVEEYAAREIQKALSEGLQPHDIAVLSLGGQLKTDLCARDRIGEVSVRRADAPDASEHVVADTFLRFKGLERPLVPVRPVGCETFPSLALRRRRRAGRCRGRRRLLRRCKLLEPGRVGRGWDQCDRSWLVLALRRSGEEAPAAKSQGHVTAPREHRPVGVGGRERPEEVVLRQRDKPARSGNSQRHEAALPGYAGCLSLPRRRRAPGGRDRRRTQPTPPRSRRTLRWGSGRRDARGPRGP; this is encoded by the coding sequence GTGCCCCCCACCGGTCTCCATCCCCAAGGCGCGCCGCGCCCGACGAGCAGCCACGCCGAGCAAAGCCTCCACCGCGCGCTCGCGACGGGACTGCCGCAGGGCTGGAGCGCTTGGCACTCGCTGCGGGTGCGCTCGGAGACGGGATGGGAAGGCGAGGGCGACTTCGTGGTCGCGATCCCCGACCGTGGCCTCCTGGTGATCGAGGTGAAGGGCGGCGCCATCGAGGTTCGAGACGGGCAATGGCTACAGAACGGCAAGCTCATGGCGCGTGCGCCGCGCGAGCAAGGGCACTCGTTCGCGCGGCTGCTCGTCTCGAAGCTCGAAGAGCGCGGGCTGAGGGGCACTCCGGTGTTCGCCGTGGCCACCGCGTTCCCGAGCAGCCCCTTCAGCAATCCACCCCGCCAAGGCGACCTCGACGGCGCCGTGCTCGGGCAGCAAGACCTGCCTTACCTGCGTGAAGCGCTCGAGGCGATGCGCGAGCGGCTCTTCCCACCGCAACAGAGGCCGCGAGACTCGCGCTGGGTGGAGCTCCTTCACGAGCTCTGGGGGGAGACTTGGACCCCACGCCTCGTGCTCGGGGACCGTGCACGCCTCCGCGAGCAGGAGCTCATCCCGTTCGACCAGCAGCAGCTGCACCTGCTCGACATGCTGCGGAAGAACCAGCGCTGCCTCGTCACTGGCGGTCCGGGCACCGGCAAGACGCTGCTCGCGTGCGAGATGTGGCGGCGGCTGCGCGCCCGGGGAGCGCGACCGGCGCTCTTGTGCTGGACGAACGCGCTCGCGAGCTCGCTCAGGGCGAGCGGCATCGACACGGCCTTCACCGTTCGGGAGCTCGCCGCCGAGCTGATCACGGAGGTCGGCATCGATCCGCAAGACGGCGCCCCGCCCAGCGCGTGGTCCGCGGAGACCTGGGAGCTCGTCTCGCTGCACGCAGCGGCCGACGCGCTCGAGCTCGGGCGGAATCGCTTCGACGCGGTCGTGATCGACGAGGCACAGGATCTCTCGCCGAACGACTGGGAGCTCGTGCGAGGCCTCGCCGACGGCCGATCACTCTGGGGATTCGCGGACGAAGGCCAGGGCTTCTGGCGCGACCGCCACGTGCCGAAGGACTGCTTCGGCGCACTGGCCGAGCTGCGCGAGCGCTACCGCTGCCCGGAGCCGCTCGCCGCGTTCGCAGATCACTACCGCACGAGGGAGCCCAGCTCGGTTCCGCCGCCCGCCCGCCTGTCGTCCGCGCCGCCGCCCGCGCCCATCGTCCCCATCGACGAGCTCCGCATCGTCAGGCTGCCCAGCGCGACCGCCGTCGAGGAATACGCCGCTCGCGAAATCCAGAAGGCGCTCTCCGAGGGCCTCCAGCCCCACGACATCGCGGTACTGTCGCTCGGCGGCCAGCTCAAGACCGACCTCTGCGCGCGCGATCGCATCGGCGAGGTATCAGTTCGACGCGCGGATGCGCCCGACGCCAGCGAGCACGTGGTTGCGGACACCTTCCTGCGCTTCAAGGGTCTCGAGCGGCCTCTGGTCCCAGTTCGACCCGTGGGATGTGAAACGTTCCCTTCGTTGGCTCTCCGCCGCAGGAGGCGCGCTGGCCGGTGTCGCGGCCGTCGCCGGCTACTTCGGCGCTGCAAACTTCTGGAACCCGGTCGGGTGGGTCGCGGGTGGGATCAGTGTGATCGCTCTTGGCTTGTCCTGGCTCTTCGGCGATCGGGAGAAGAAGCTCCAGCGGCAAAAAGCCAAGGCCACGTCACAGCTCCGAGAGAGCATCGACCGGTTGGAGTTGGAGGTCGCGAACGGCCTGAAGAAGTGGTTCTACGACAGCGTGACAAGCCGGCTCGTTCGGGCAATTCGCAACGACACGAAGCAGCTCTACCGGGGTATGCGGGATGTCTCTCGCTCCCTCGACGACGGCGCGCGCCAGGTGGGCGCGATCGTCGAAGGACTCAACCGACGCCTCCTCGTTCGCGCCGGACACTTCGTTGGGGCTCCGGTCGAAGAGACGCACGTGGCCCGCGTGGTCCGTGA
- a CDS encoding 50S ribosome-binding GTPase, with translation MADNTSFEFGEILSATRQLQRDLRTATEGSEDPTVNALSREVDEVRIVGASSDAPSLTIAFVGQYNAGKGTILRVLTGREDIVIDSDVCTDAVTAYDWNGVRLLDTPGIHAGHPDHDEKTYAIIDRADLLVFLVTNELFDDTIGRHFRELAFNRQHARRMLLVVNKMDQDPGSPETKRPDIEKVTAPLSLADLRGVFVDARSWLAAQGADDEDRADLLEIANIGALTDALNAFIAERGLAGRLSAPLITMRGIAEQASALLSTDFPEERAALELLHRKRSILLASRGRLRTAMSGVISRAVADIGKYGDEVAEAIEPGKTEKDVEALHSAAQRRASARSAALSDEARQCIETELGELRRQLEALRDGVLARELSGQVEGGAPRDAALGDYAPPAWQARSKEEVLADWPVKAKKVGNVAKEIGEWAARWATGPAADGASAFGATAARGSDAHKAVYNVGKFFGVKFQPWGAVKVARAVGNAGRVISAIGGVLAVVAQIAEDRQQEQHRLQLRNARDGVRSAYRDSALSVQAAFWEQFESFLGDFYDSELLAIDELVEDLVGKRTERRSGADSFQSMEQRAAKLIDQITTKRLQAPAA, from the coding sequence ATGGCTGACAACACCTCCTTCGAATTTGGCGAGATCCTCTCGGCCACCCGGCAGCTTCAACGGGATCTGCGCACGGCGACGGAGGGCTCGGAGGACCCCACGGTCAACGCACTCTCGCGCGAGGTGGACGAAGTACGCATCGTCGGTGCGTCGAGCGATGCGCCTTCCCTCACGATCGCGTTCGTGGGCCAATACAACGCCGGAAAGGGGACGATCCTGCGGGTGCTTACCGGTCGGGAGGACATTGTGATCGACTCCGATGTCTGCACCGACGCCGTCACCGCCTACGACTGGAACGGCGTGCGCCTCCTCGATACACCCGGCATTCACGCAGGGCACCCGGACCACGATGAGAAGACGTACGCTATCATCGACCGCGCAGATCTCCTCGTATTCTTGGTGACAAACGAGCTATTCGACGACACCATCGGGCGCCACTTCCGCGAGCTTGCTTTCAACCGTCAGCACGCGAGGCGAATGTTGCTCGTCGTCAACAAGATGGACCAGGACCCAGGCTCGCCCGAGACGAAGCGCCCGGACATCGAAAAGGTGACCGCGCCGCTCTCGTTGGCCGATCTCCGAGGCGTGTTTGTCGACGCGCGGTCGTGGCTTGCGGCGCAGGGGGCCGATGACGAGGACCGCGCCGACCTGCTCGAGATCGCCAACATCGGGGCACTTACGGATGCGCTGAACGCCTTCATCGCCGAGCGTGGCCTCGCCGGTCGGTTGTCGGCGCCGCTCATCACGATGCGCGGCATCGCCGAGCAAGCGTCAGCGCTTCTCTCGACGGACTTCCCGGAGGAGCGCGCCGCGCTCGAACTCCTGCACCGGAAGCGCAGCATCCTGCTGGCGTCGAGGGGCCGGCTCCGCACCGCGATGAGCGGAGTCATCTCGCGAGCGGTCGCGGACATCGGGAAGTATGGCGACGAGGTTGCGGAGGCGATTGAGCCCGGCAAAACGGAGAAGGACGTCGAGGCGCTCCACTCCGCCGCACAGCGGCGCGCGAGTGCTCGAAGCGCAGCGCTGTCCGACGAAGCGCGCCAATGTATAGAGACCGAGTTGGGTGAGCTTCGCCGGCAGTTGGAGGCGCTTCGCGATGGCGTGCTGGCCCGCGAACTGAGCGGTCAAGTCGAAGGTGGTGCGCCCCGCGACGCTGCACTTGGCGACTACGCCCCTCCCGCATGGCAGGCCCGCTCCAAGGAGGAAGTCCTCGCCGATTGGCCCGTCAAGGCGAAGAAGGTCGGCAACGTCGCGAAAGAGATCGGTGAATGGGCCGCTCGATGGGCTACTGGCCCGGCAGCAGACGGAGCCTCGGCGTTCGGCGCGACCGCTGCTCGCGGGAGCGACGCACACAAGGCCGTATATAACGTCGGCAAGTTCTTCGGGGTGAAGTTCCAACCCTGGGGCGCGGTGAAGGTCGCGAGGGCGGTCGGCAACGCGGGCCGTGTCATCTCCGCGATCGGCGGAGTCCTCGCTGTGGTCGCGCAGATCGCAGAGGACCGCCAGCAGGAGCAGCATCGCCTTCAGCTCCGCAATGCGCGCGACGGCGTGCGTTCGGCGTATCGGGACTCGGCACTTTCAGTCCAGGCTGCGTTCTGGGAGCAGTTCGAGTCGTTCCTCGGCGACTTCTACGACTCCGAATTGCTCGCGATCGACGAACTCGTCGAGGACCTCGTCGGCAAGCGTACGGAGCGGAGGTCGGGCGCCGACTCCTTCCAGTCCATGGAGCAACGCGCCGCGAAGCTCATCGACCAGATCACAACGAAGAGGCTGCAGGCGCCTGCTGCGTGA
- a CDS encoding polynucleotide kinase-phosphatase, producing MKLEVPQLSLVVMVGTTGSGKSTFARKHFKPTEVLSSDYFRGLVSDDENDQTASAAAFDALHYVAGKRLAAGRLTVIDATNVQPDSRKPLVALARQYHCLPVAIVLQVPPKVAHARNATRPDRSFGEHVVSRQHRDLLRSLKSLRREGFRHVFVLEPEQIEAATIVRTPLWNDRKLESGPFDIIGDVHGCFDELAALLQQLGYELSGPPDFPRAVPPAGRRAIFLGDLVDRGPKIPAVLKLVMWMVANGHALCVPGNHERKLARKLSGRDVRITHGLEQSLRQLEAEDPAFSSQVLEFIESLVSHYVFDDGNLVVAHAGLKEELQGRGSGKVRDFCLFGETTGETDELGLPVRYDWASEYRGKAMVIYGHTPVPKPEWVNRTLCIDTGCVFGGSLTALKYPERELVQVSAARTYYEPIRPVARADERGDLLDVKDVLGKRVLSTRLHSNITIREGNACAALDVMSRFAVAPSWLIYLPPTMSPTETAESGPLLEHPRDAFAYYQRQGVPEVVCEEKHMGSRAVVIVCRDPGVAHRRFGAHDERIGVVLSRTGRPFFSDRSLEESFLARVQAAVTSAGFWDRFQTDWLCLDAELMPWSVKAKELLREQYAATGSAGTASLGAASAALERTLDRGETLADGARATISELLGRFRERESSVARYIDAYRRYCWPVSSSSDLVLAPFHLLATEGKVHTDQTHVWHMDTLAELCRQDPELLLQTPYRRVDLTSAESQVAGVEWWEAITSAGGEGMVVKPLSWIVKGRRGLAQPAIKCRGAEYLRIIYGPEYSAPEHLERLRARGLSVKRSLAMREFALGLEALHRFVEGEPLYRVHECVFGVLGLESEPVDPRL from the coding sequence ATGAAGCTCGAAGTACCCCAGCTATCGCTCGTGGTCATGGTCGGAACGACCGGGAGCGGCAAGAGCACTTTTGCCCGCAAGCACTTCAAGCCCACCGAGGTCTTGTCGTCCGACTACTTCCGCGGGCTGGTGAGTGACGACGAGAACGACCAGACCGCGTCGGCCGCGGCCTTCGATGCCCTGCACTACGTCGCGGGAAAGCGTCTCGCCGCCGGAAGGCTCACGGTAATCGACGCCACGAACGTCCAACCCGACAGCCGCAAGCCGCTCGTCGCGCTCGCTCGCCAGTACCACTGCCTGCCTGTCGCGATCGTCCTGCAAGTGCCACCCAAGGTTGCGCACGCCAGGAACGCTACCCGCCCGGACCGCTCGTTCGGCGAGCACGTCGTCTCGAGGCAACACCGGGACCTTCTGCGTTCACTCAAGTCGCTACGCCGTGAGGGCTTCCGGCACGTGTTCGTGCTGGAGCCCGAGCAGATCGAGGCCGCGACGATCGTCCGGACCCCGCTCTGGAACGACCGGAAGCTGGAATCAGGACCGTTCGACATCATCGGTGACGTGCACGGCTGCTTCGACGAGCTCGCCGCGTTGCTCCAGCAGCTGGGATACGAGCTCTCCGGCCCGCCGGACTTTCCGCGCGCGGTCCCGCCCGCAGGTCGGCGCGCCATCTTCCTTGGTGATCTCGTCGACCGGGGGCCGAAGATCCCGGCCGTCCTCAAGCTCGTGATGTGGATGGTGGCGAACGGGCATGCGCTGTGCGTCCCGGGCAACCATGAGCGGAAGCTGGCCCGGAAGCTCAGCGGAAGGGACGTGCGTATCACGCACGGCCTCGAACAATCCCTGCGCCAGCTCGAGGCAGAAGACCCGGCGTTCTCGAGTCAGGTCCTCGAGTTCATCGAGTCCCTGGTCAGCCACTACGTGTTCGATGACGGCAATCTCGTCGTGGCGCACGCGGGCCTCAAGGAAGAGCTTCAGGGGCGAGGCTCCGGCAAGGTCCGCGACTTCTGTTTGTTCGGCGAGACCACGGGCGAGACCGACGAGCTGGGCCTCCCGGTTCGGTACGACTGGGCGTCGGAATACCGCGGCAAAGCGATGGTCATTTATGGCCACACGCCGGTTCCCAAGCCGGAGTGGGTCAATCGCACTCTCTGCATCGACACGGGTTGCGTGTTTGGCGGAAGCCTCACCGCGCTGAAGTACCCGGAGCGCGAGCTCGTCCAGGTGAGCGCGGCGCGTACCTATTACGAGCCGATCCGCCCCGTGGCACGCGCCGATGAACGCGGCGACCTCCTGGACGTGAAGGACGTGCTCGGCAAGCGCGTCCTCTCGACGCGGCTTCACTCGAACATCACGATTCGCGAGGGGAACGCCTGCGCCGCCCTCGACGTGATGAGCCGATTCGCGGTGGCCCCGAGCTGGCTCATCTACCTGCCGCCCACGATGTCGCCGACCGAGACGGCAGAGAGCGGACCGTTGCTCGAGCACCCGCGAGACGCCTTCGCGTACTACCAACGCCAGGGCGTTCCAGAAGTCGTGTGCGAGGAGAAGCACATGGGCTCGCGCGCCGTCGTCATCGTGTGCCGTGACCCAGGCGTGGCGCACCGGCGTTTCGGCGCACATGACGAACGCATCGGCGTCGTTCTGAGCCGGACTGGGCGTCCGTTCTTCTCGGATCGCTCCCTCGAAGAGTCCTTCCTCGCTCGGGTTCAGGCGGCCGTCACGTCCGCTGGATTCTGGGATCGCTTCCAGACGGACTGGCTCTGCCTCGACGCCGAGCTCATGCCGTGGTCGGTCAAGGCGAAGGAGCTGCTCCGCGAGCAGTACGCTGCGACGGGCTCGGCGGGCACCGCGTCGCTCGGCGCTGCATCCGCCGCGCTCGAGCGCACCCTCGACCGTGGGGAGACGCTGGCCGATGGCGCTCGAGCTACCATCAGCGAACTACTGGGCCGCTTCCGCGAACGCGAGAGCTCGGTGGCGCGCTACATCGACGCGTACCGGCGCTACTGCTGGCCCGTCTCGAGCTCGAGCGATCTCGTGCTCGCGCCGTTCCACCTTCTCGCAACGGAAGGCAAGGTCCACACCGACCAGACCCACGTTTGGCACATGGACACGCTCGCCGAGCTCTGCCGACAGGATCCGGAGCTCCTCCTTCAGACCCCCTACCGGCGAGTCGATCTCACCAGCGCCGAGAGCCAAGTTGCCGGTGTCGAATGGTGGGAGGCCATCACGAGCGCCGGCGGCGAGGGCATGGTGGTGAAGCCCCTCAGCTGGATCGTGAAAGGCAGACGTGGCCTTGCGCAGCCTGCCATCAAGTGTCGCGGTGCCGAGTACCTGCGCATCATCTACGGGCCGGAGTACTCGGCACCCGAACACCTCGAACGCCTTCGGGCACGCGGGCTCTCCGTCAAGCGCTCGCTCGCGATGCGCGAGTTCGCGCTCGGTCTCGAGGCGCTCCACCGCTTCGTCGAGGGAGAGCCCCTGTACCGCGTTCACGAGTGCGTGTTCGGCGTCCTCGGGCTGGAGAGCGAGCCGGTGGATCCGAGGCTGTGA